CTTCAGTGATAAAGAGTTAGTATGGATTGATAGCATCGCTAAAGGCCGGAAAGCCATTCTTACAGTTTTTGCCAAGCCGTATACGCTAAATGCCATCAAGAATTATGATGAACTTTAATTCTGTATTACTGGCTTATCGAAAAAATCTTATCGCCCAGACAGTTGCTGCCGAGGTGAGATTCGGGATGTTCCCGCCAAAGACTGCCGGTTTCAATAAGCAATGTATATAAAGTCGAATTTTGGCATGCTCTACGCAAACGGTTAACAGGCTTGGCTTTACAACCCCGCAATGCCGGGATGGATCCCGCCACACTTACAAAGATTGATATGATTGCTAACCGGGCGATAAATGAAAAAAATGACACCCGGTATGCAGATACTGGCTGCGAGAAACGGAAAGGTATTCTACCAAAAATCATTTGGCTACCATACTTATGACAAAAGAGATATGAAGGTGAAGAACAGTGACGTATATGATGTGGCTTCGCTGACAAAGATACTGGCAACACTACCGAACATTATGCAGTTGTATGATAAAGGCCTGCTTAAGCTTGACGATAAACTTGGCAACATTTTACCGGAGTTTGCTAATACAGATAAAGGAAGAATATTACGGTAAAGACATGCTGCTGCATCAGGCACGTTTCCAGCCGTGGATGCCGTTTTACCAGGAAACACTTGATGCAACAAAACACCCTGATTCGGCCTATTACCGCAAGGTGTACAGCCCCGAATTTCCACATCAGGTAGCCGAAAACCTTTACCTGCGCGAAGATTATCCTGGTATAATCATAAGCAAAATCGCCCAAAGCAAGCTGCTTCCAAAGCTGAATATAAATACAGTGACTTTTCATTTATCCTGTTTAAGGAATATCTGGAAGCAAAAACCGGTAAATCGCTTGACAGGCTTGCTAATGACTCATTCTATAAACCATTAGGGGCGGCTGCCTGACCTATAATCCGCTGCGTAAGTGGGATATGTTTGAAATGCCTCCCACAGAGGTAGATAACTACTTCCGTTACCAGGTGATCCAGGGTTACGTACATGATATGGCCGCAGCAATGCAGGATGGTGTTGCCGGGCATGCAGGGCTTTTTCAAACGCTATGGATGTAGCCAAAATAATGCAAATGTACCTGCAGAAGGGTAACTACGGGAATAAGCAGTATTTTTCTTCAAAAACATTTGATACATTTAACACATGCTGGGAATGCAAATCAGGTAACAGGCGCGGGCTTGGTTTTGATAAGCCACAGCTTGAAAAATCAGGGCCAACGTGTGGATGTGTTTCAAAGTCAAGCTTTGGGCATACCGGTTTTACAGGCACTATGGCATGGGCTGACCCGGAGAGCGGAATTGTGTATGTGTTCCTGAGTAACCGTACCTATCCTGAAGCAGGCGAAAACAAACTATCAAAAGAAAATATTCGAGAAGATATACAACGGGTTCTACAAGAAGCGATTATCAAGTAGCCAGCCGTTGGGCACAAGCTAATACATGAGTAGAATTTGTGCTTCAAAATATAAAGATTAAAAGAAAAATTATGCAATACCTTGACGCTAAAAACGCTGATGAATATTTTGAAGCTATTCCTGAAGAAAGAAGGGCGGCTATGAAAAAACTGCGGGAAGTAATAGTAAAAAATCTACCAGAGGGCTTTAGCGAGAGCATGGGGTATGGCATGCTGGGCTGGGGCGTACCACATTCAATCTATCCGGCAGGTTATCATTGCGACCCAAAGCAGCCGTTGCCTTTTTTGGGCATAGCATCTCAAAAGAATTTTATTGCACTGTACCACATGGGCATTTATGCCGACAAAGACCTTCATGATTGGTTTGTAGGAGAATATCCAAAATATGTGAAGACTAAGCTTGATATGGGTAAGAGCTGTATCCGCTTTAAAAAGCCGGAGAGTATTCCGTTTGACCTTATAGGCGAACTTGTTACCAAAATGACTGTACAGCAGTGGATAGACCGATATGAAGCTAACCTGAAACGCTGATGATGTAGCTGGCAAGCATTCGTTAATTATACACAAAACAGGTTGAGGCCTGTTTTTTTTATGTAATTTCGTACTTTAATGTTTCCTGATGAAAATAGCTATTGTATGCTACCCAACCTTTGGAGGAAGCGGGGTAGTAGCAACAGAACTGGGCCTTGAGCTGGCACGCCGTGGCCACGAAATACATTTTATAACCTACAGCCAGCCGGTTCGCCTTGCGCTGCTTAACCCAAATGTGCATTACCACGAAGTGCATGTGCCTGAATATCCGCTGTTTCATTACCAGCCCTACGAACTGGCACTATCAAGCAAACTGGTAGATATGGTCAAGCTCCATAACATTGAACTGCTGCATGTGCACTATGCTATTCCGCATGCTTACGCGGGCTACATGGCCAAGAAAATGCTGAAAGAGCAGGGTATAAGGATACCAATGGTAACAACGCTTCACGGCACGGATATCACACTGGTGGGCAACCATCCGTTTTATAAACCTGCAGTAAGCTTCGAGTATCAATCACAGTGATGTTGTAACCTCGGTATCGCAAAACCTTAAAGATGAAACGTATAGGTTGTTTGACATTAAGCGTGATATTGTTGTAATCCTAACTTCATTGAGATTAACAAGAATAAAGTTGATGAAACTTCTGCATGTCATAGAGGGCTTATGGCAACCGATAAGCAAAAGATTATAACACATATAAGCAACTTCAGGAAAGTAAAACGCATTCCTGACGTAGTGAAGATATTCAACGAGATACAAAAAGTTATGCCTGCCAAACTTATGATGGTAGGTGACGGGCCCGAACGTGCAGCCGCTGAGAAGCTTTGCAGTGAATTAGGAATTTCTGACAAAGTAATTTTCTTTGGTAACAGCAGCGAGATAGACCAGATTTTATGCTATAGTGACCTGTTCCTGTTACCGTCTGAAACAGAAAGTTTCGGGCTTGCTGCGCTTGAGGCTATGGCTTGTGGAGTACCTGTAATTTCTAGCAATTCCGGTGGTTTGCCTGAAGTAAATAAGGACGGGTACTCGGGCTATATGGCTGATGTAGGCGATGTTGAGAGTATGGCAAAAAAAGCGATAGCTATACTTGAAGATGACAACAGGCTGTATGAATTTAAGTCTAATGCTTTAAAAGTAGCGCAGGAGTTTGATATAAAGAATATTTTACCAATGTACGAACAGCTTTACCGCAAAGCCCTAAAACAACAACAGCACGCATGAAAAACTTAGTTATAGCATTTACTGTAATTTTATTTGCTGCCTGCAATGCAGGTAAAGATTCTAAAACAAAAGATAATCAGGCAGATAAGTCTGCAGCATCATCTATTAGCTATGAAATTCTGAAGCAGGAAGAATACGGTGGCAGGGAAATTGAGGGTAATGTAGTTGTGAAAACCCAGGCTGAACTCAATAGTTTATACAGCCAACTTGGAATTGGCACTGCGCCTGTAGTTGACTTTTCAAAACAGGCTGTCATAGCATTGTTTATGGGACAAAAGAACAGCGGTGGCTATAGTATCGGTATTGAAAATGTTACAGACGATGGCAAAAGTGTAACAGTTACAATAAAAGAAATCGCCTGAAGGTATGGCAACAATGGCGCTATCTCAGCCTTACTGTATTGCATCAATTACTACAACCAAATCTATAAATTTTAAATAATTATTTGATATCCAGTTCGGTATAAACCGGCAGGTGATCGCTTGGATACCTGCAATGGTCTGAATCGCTTAGAACGGCATATTTGTTTACTGTTACATTTGGAGACGTAAAAATGTAATCTATCCTCGTAATAACGGGTTTATCGAATTTAAAAGCATTAAATGTGCCTTCAGGCCCGTGCTTTTGCAACGCATGTAGTTTAGAATCATGCAGTTGTGCCGACAATAGTTTAATACTTTCGGCAGAATCTTCAAGATTAAAATCGCCCGTGAGAATAATTGAGTAGTTTTTAGTATTTACTGCGTTTATTTTATTGATAATCAACTTTGTACTTTCAATTCGTGCTAATTCTCCAACATGGTCAAAATGTGTGTTGAAAACCCAAATCCTCTTTTTGTCCTGATATTTTCAAACAAACCATAGGTACAAATACGATTATAAGCAGCATCCCATCCTTTTGAAGGAACATCGGGAGTAGGTGATAACCAAAATGTTTTCTGCTGTACCAGCTTGTACTTGAGCTTATTATAGAAGATAGCCGAGTACTCACCACTACCATTGCCATCGCGGCCTTCGCCAATGTAATTATATCCGGTTAATTTATCTGCTAAAAACTGCATCTGGTTCGGCAGGGCTTCCTGAACTCCCATAAAATCAGGCTCATAGAACAAAATTTGGCTTGCCATCATATCCTTCCTGTTGTCCCAGCGATTTTCACCATCGCTTACCAAATCAAGCCGGATATTATATGTCATTACCTTTACCTGTGAGTATAAGGCAAACGATATCAATGATATAGCAACAAAGAGAGCCCGCATAATTACGGGATTGATGTTAGCCCGTAAAACCTGAATTTGCCACCTACTTTCACAAATCTAAAGCTATGGCTCGTGCCTTTATGAACTTTTGAGAACTCGCCCGGGTAGTATGTTTCAACCCATACTTCGTACAGCTTCAGGTCTTTAGGGTAATCTTTAGGCATTACTTTGGGCTTGAAACCTTTTAAGGTTATAGAGCTGAATGAGTAACCTTTTTTGCCATGGCCTTGTATACCGGCGACTCAGTAAACTTTTGGCCTATTACCGCAAAAAGAATTCGGCGGGTACAAACATAGTGCCGTCAGCAGCTACGTCCATAGCGCCAACACAGTCAACGCAATCAACTTCTTTCAGGCTGAGGCTAAGAAATTTAGCTTTGTCGCCTTTAACTAAAGCATCAACTAACTGAACGAAGTTTTTGTCAAGTTCATCCCAGTCATTTGGTGACTGTTTTTTTACAGCTGGCTTTTGTGCAAATGCTATCTGGAAGCAAAAAAGTGCAAGCAGCAATCCTAATTTTTTCATGAGGTAAAATTACTAAAATCCTTCAACGTATTTTCAGGCCATAAATTTTATTGCACTATTGTTTTTTGCGAGTGCAGCAATTAACAAATAATTAGTAGTCTGAATTACTAGTTTTCTGTAAGATTTATTTTCTCATGCAAAAGGCAATTTAGTCTTAATTAAATAATTGAAAAACAAGTATTTGTATTTCGAGTTAAATAAAATCGATGAACTGCACTTTTTTGAAAGGGTTTTGTAACAATGATGTTGAAAAGGCATCGTAATTTTGCAAAAGATTTTTTGAACCAAAATCGTTCTTTGACATCACGGCAAGTTTTGCAGAAACTATCTGGCGAGTGATAGAGCTTTCGCAAAAGTTTCTGAAGAATTGGCTGTGATATATTTTGGCATAAAATCTTCTCGTGGCGTATCATTAACATGGTACATGCCTTCGATGGGAATCTGGTAACCGATGTTTGTGTTTTTCATCCGGTAGGTGTAAATTGCCCCAAGCAGACCCGCCATTTTCGTACCCGTTATTTTTGCGCGTCTCATGGCGTCAAACCCAATTACCATGCCTTCGCCCATGCTGCCCGTCCAATGGCCTGCCATCACTACAAGTTTTCCTGTGTAGTTTGTTTTTTCTCGGCGATACAAATTCAACCCAGCTGCGTACAGTGCCATATTGCTTTTCGTTGATTACATGCTTCTGGTAAGGCAATGGGCTGCAGGTAAACCTGCCCATTATACCTCGCGCCACAGTAGTATTGCCACCGCCGGGAGTATCGGTAAGGTTAAGTATTATAGATTTTGTTTTTATAAGATCGTCCAGCGCTTTATCAAATTCAGCAATAACATCGGTATTACCCAGGCTGTTATTTATTTTAATATAGCCTATGTTGCCCGGCAGTAATTTGTAGTCAAGAAGTTTTCCGGCCTTACAGGTTTATGCGCATCAGGATAGTATATTTTTTCAATACCATTTTCTATGAGTGTAATTTCACGCTGTGTATCATGCGTGCCTGCCATCAGCATATTTAAAGCATAAGAATACATGCTTTCATTATAAGATGTTATATATTTTGGGAGAAAGCGCTTTAGCTCCTCACCAACAGCTTTACCATTAAACTTCAGTAACTGCATTCCCGGTTTCAGTCCGCATGCTTCAGCGCCGGATTGTGGTTTTACATCTGCAATGAAGTAATAGTTACCCCGCTTTTCTGCAAACAGGTCGTTACCTGAGGGAATTATCCTGTTTGATGATGGCAGATTGGTTGTAAGTGAAACATGCCCGTTATGAAACTCCTGCAGCACCTGCTCAAGAAAGGTTATAAATTGTGCGTCGTCTTTGATAGCAGCAGCCTGTGGCTGATATATATCTTTAACCTTTGCCCAGTCAATGTGTTGCTTTTCAAAATAGGCATAGTTGTCGTTATAGTCATTCCACAGTTCAAGGAAATCCTGCTCATATCTTGTTTGAGATAAAGCGCTTATTCCTAAAAGGGTACAAAAAATTACAATGTACTTGCCAAAATATTTCATAAGAGCAAATATATACATTAGAAAGAATACATTTCATTGATATATACTCCTGACAATATAGCCAACGTATTGTTAGAAAATATTCATCGATTATTTTCGTATTTTGTCGATATCACTTTTTCTATATAAGAATATAATCTTATATTTGCATTATCAAATTGGCCAGTTTGAAATAATACTTCGTTTTATTTAAAATCAATTCACAATGAAAACTTTAAAAAGTAGATTTTTTTACAATTATTGGATTATTCGTATTGGCAGTGGGTATATATTCTTGCTCTGAGCATGAAAGTGTACAGGTGCAGGATTCTCATGCTGTAATGCTTGAAAATCTTAAGGCATTCAATAATGACTTCATTACAAAACATCCTCAAAGCGCTGCAAGCCAAAGAGGCGGGTTTTGGGGTAAAGTGTTGCAGGTAGCAGCTGTTGCAACAGGAGACCTTTCAGGTGCTGCAGCAGGTGTATGGGGAGTTCAGAAACTGGCAATTGCTGCAGGTGCGGCAACCAGCGGTACAGGTTATGCAGTGGTTTCTGCTGCGGGAGCTGTTGTTGGTGCGGCCGGTGGGTCATACATGGCTTATTGTACAGTGAAACCAAGAGCGTGTGCAAATAACAGGGGAGGTATGCCTGAACTAATTGAATATGAAGACAGGTATGATATTAATTTTGAAATTACAAACCCAAAATTTGTAAACCTTAATGAGTTAGGATATCTGCACAACAGCATCCTTGAAGAGTCATATTATGGTGGTATAAGCCAAAAAGACTGGTTAACGGCAAAATCTATCAGCGGAACTTCATATCTTTTGAAAACAGCCAGTGAAGATGATAGTAAATCATTAATGAATACACTCTTCCAGTCAAGTGAACTGGCAAATGTTAAGAGCGGTATAAGCAATGCAATTGGTAAATATTCTCAGGACGATAAATTTGATTACAAGGTTTTATTACAAAGCCTGCTTAATGATCAATTGATTAATCAAAACCTTTATGATGTTTTAGATTTATTCTTAAATGTTTACAATAAGGCTGAATCATTTGAAGATTTTGAAACTATCATTAAATTTTATGTTGCTGAAATTGAAAATTCAAATCTGAATGATACGGAAAAAGAAGCGCTTTTAGCTGCATTTTCAGTTGCTGCAAAAAGCCCATATTTCTGGACTGAATAGTTTTTAAATTTATCTGATATGATGAAAGGGCTGCTTAGGCAGCCCTTTCTAATTAA
The nucleotide sequence above comes from Flavobacterium sp. J372. Encoded proteins:
- a CDS encoding serine hydrolase domain-containing protein gives rise to the protein MKKMTPGMQILAARNGKVFYQKSFGYHTYDKRDMKVKNSDVYDVASLTKILATLPNIMQLYDKGLLKLDDKLGNILPEFANTDKGRILR
- a CDS encoding serine hydrolase, whose protein sequence is MYLQKGNYGNKQYFSSKTFDTFNTCWECKSGNRRGLGFDKPQLEKSGPTCGCVSKSSFGHTGFTGTMAWADPESGIVYVFLSNRTYPEAGENKLSKENIREDIQRVLQEAIIK
- a CDS encoding DUF1801 domain-containing protein: MQYLDAKNADEYFEAIPEERRAAMKKLREVIVKNLPEGFSESMGYGMLGWGVPHSIYPAGYHCDPKQPLPFLGIASQKNFIALYHMGIYADKDLHDWFVGEYPKYVKTKLDMGKSCIRFKKPESIPFDLIGELVTKMTVQQWIDRYEANLKR
- a CDS encoding protease complex subunit PrcB family protein, encoding MKNLVIAFTVILFAACNAGKDSKTKDNQADKSAASSISYEILKQEEYGGREIEGNVVVKTQAELNSLYSQLGIGTAPVVDFSKQAVIALFMGQKNSGGYSIGIENVTDDGKSVTVTIKEIA
- a CDS encoding endonuclease/exonuclease/phosphatase family protein, producing MIINKINAVNTKNYSIILTGDFNLEDSAESIKLLSAQLHDSKLHALQKHGPEGTFNAFKFDKPVITRIDYIFTSPNVTVNKYAVLSDSDHCRYPSDHLPVYTELDIK
- a CDS encoding S41 family peptidase translates to MALYAAGLNLYRREKTNYTGKLVVMAGHWTGSMGEGMVIGFDAMRRAKITGTKMAGLLGAIYTYRMKNTNIGYQIPIEGMYHVNDTPREDFMPKYITANSSETFAKALSLAR